The Dioscorea cayenensis subsp. rotundata cultivar TDr96_F1 chromosome 7, TDr96_F1_v2_PseudoChromosome.rev07_lg8_w22 25.fasta, whole genome shotgun sequence genome includes a region encoding these proteins:
- the LOC120264945 gene encoding spermatogenesis-associated protein 20 isoform X2 produces the protein MEVESFENEEVARMLNDWFVSIKVDREERPDVDKVYMTYVQALYGGGGWPLSVFLSPSLKPLMGGTYFPPDDKYGRPGFKTVLRKVKEAWENKSEMLEKGATLAIEQLSEALSTTANSRKLSDDLSENSTERCAEQLASGYDPKFGGFGSAPKFPRPVEANLMLYESKKLMENGKVAEANTYLKMVCHSLQCMARGGVHDHIGGGFHRYSVDECWHVPHFEKMLYDQGQLANVYLDTFLITQDNFYASVARDILDYLRRDMVGKEGEIYSAEDADSAEYEGASRKKEGAFYIWTSKEVEDILGDSASLFKSHYYIKSSGNCDLSRMSDPHNEFKGQNVLIEKKEVPSMAVKSGLSVDEYSHVLGSCRQRLFDVRSKRPRPHLDDKVIVSWNGLAISAFARASKILKAEAKESKLYFPVVGCDPSDYLDVAEKAASFIKSKLYDTHTHRLQHSFRNGPSTAPGFLDDHAFLISGLLDLYEYGGKTEWLSWAIELQAAQDELFLDKEGGGYFNTPGEDPSVLLRVKEDYDGAEPSGNSVSAINLIRLSSLVSSERSDNYKRTAEHLLAVFEKRLKEQIIAVPLMCCAADMLSEPCRKQVVLAGDKSSSEFDAMVAAVHAFYDPNRMVILIDPSDKDEMEFWDNNNANLGLIAKNSSKDKKATAHVCQDFICSAPVTDLDALRLLLSKKTGSTSSS, from the exons ATGGAGGTTGAATCATTTGAGAATGAAGAGGTTGCGAGAATGTTAAATGACTGGTTTGTTAGTATCAAG GTTGATCGTGAGGAGCGACCTGATGTTGACAAG GTATATATGACATATGTCCAAGCACTGTATGGTGGTGGTGGCTGGCCTCTGAGTGTTTTCCTTTCTCCTAGTCTTAAGCCCTTAATGGGGGGAACATACTTCCCCCCTGATGATAAGTATGGGCGGCCAGGTTTCAAAACAGTCCTCAG aAAAGTGAAGGAAGCTTGGGAAAATAAAAGTGAGATGCTTGAGAAGGGGGCAACACTTGCTATTGAGCAACTTTCAGAAGCATTATCTACAACTGCCAACTCTCGTAAATTATCGGATGATCTATCTGAAAATTCAACCGAACGTTGTGCTGAACAG cTAGCAAGTGGCTATGATCCCAAGTTTGGTGGTTTTGGTTCTGCTCCAAAGTTCCCTAGGCCCGTTGAAGCAAACCTCATGCTCTATGAATCAAAGAAACTGATGGAAAATGGGAAGGTAGCTGAAGCTAATACATACCTAAAGATGGTTTGTCATAGCTTGCAATGCATGGCTAGGGGTGGGGTCCATGATCATATTGGAGGTGGCTTTCATAGATATAGTGTAGATGAGTGTTGGCATG TTCCTCATTTTGAAAAGATGTTGTATGATCAGGGACAACTTGCCAATGTTTACTTGGATACTTTTTTAATCACACAAGACAATTTTTATGCTTCTGTGGCTCGGGATATTCTTGATTATCTGAGAAGAGATATGGTCGGGAAGGAAGGTGAAATTTATTCTGCTGAAGATGCTGATAGTGCAGAGTATGAGGGTGcttcaagaaagaaagaaggtgCATTCTACATTTGGACTAGCAAAGAG GTTGAGGATATTCTTGGAGACTCTGCCAGTTTATTTAAGAGCCATTATTATATTAAGTCGTCCGGAAATTGTGACCTTTCGAGAATGAGCGACCCTCATAATGAATTTAAAGGACAAAATGTGCTTATAGAAAAGAAAGAGGTTCCTTCAATGGCAGTGAAGTCTGGATTGTCAGTTGATGAATATTCTCATGTTCTAGGATCATGTCGACAAAGATTATTTGATGTGCGGTCAAAGCGACCTAGACCGCATTTGGATGATAAG GTAATAGTTTCATGGAATGGACTAGCAATTTCTGCTTTTGCAAGAGCGTCAAAAATTCTCAAGGCAGAAGCAAAAGAATCAAAGTTATATTTCCCTGTTGTGGGGTGTGAT CCTAGCGATTACCTGGATGTTGCAGAGAAGGCAGCATCTTTCATCAAGAGTAAACTTTATGATACCCACACCCATAGGTTGCAGCATAGTTTCCGAAATGGGCCATCAACTGCACCTGGTTTTTTGGATGATCATGCGTTTTTAATATCTGGTCTCTTAGATCTTTATGAATATGGTGGCAAGACAGAATGGCTTTCCTGGGCCATTGAACTGCAAGCTGCCCAG GATGAATTGTTTCTTGACAAAGAAGGGGGAGGCTACTTCAACACCCCTGGGGAAGACCCTTCTGTTCTACTCCGGGTGAAAGAGGATTATGATGGCGCGGAGCCATCAGGAAACTCAGTTTCGGCAATTAACCTTATTAGATTGTCGTCTTTGGTTTCTAGTGAAAGATCAGACAACTATAAACGTACTGCAGAGCATCTTTTG GCTGTATTTGAGAAAAGGCTGAAGGAACAGATCATTGCGGTTCCACTGATGTGTTGCGCGGCAGATATGCTCTCTGAACCATGCAGGAAGCAGGTGGTTTTGGCCGGGGACAAATCTTCTTCAGAGTTCGATGCCATGGTTGCTGCTGTCCATGCATTTTATGATCCTAACAGAATG GTCATTTTGATAGACCCCAGCGACAAAGATGAGATGGAATTCTGGGATAATAACAATGCGAATCTCGGCTTAATAGCAAAGAACAGCTCAAAAGATAAGAAAGCCACAGCTCACGTGTGCCAAGACTTCATTTGCAGCGCGCCGGTGACCGATCTTGATGCTCTCCGTTTGTTACTTAGCAAGAAAACCGGCTCTACGTCATCCTCTTGA
- the LOC120264945 gene encoding spermatogenesis-associated protein 20 isoform X1, whose translation MALVRSTAPPLFSTSAAFFFFLSSNPARRIRLSRVSLLFSFPRRPIHAHRILAMAETSSPTHRHTNRLASEHSPYLLQHAHNPVDWYPWGEEAFEKARRGNIPIFLSIGYSTCHWCHVMEVESFENEEVARMLNDWFVSIKVDREERPDVDKVYMTYVQALYGGGGWPLSVFLSPSLKPLMGGTYFPPDDKYGRPGFKTVLRKVKEAWENKSEMLEKGATLAIEQLSEALSTTANSRKLSDDLSENSTERCAEQLASGYDPKFGGFGSAPKFPRPVEANLMLYESKKLMENGKVAEANTYLKMVCHSLQCMARGGVHDHIGGGFHRYSVDECWHVPHFEKMLYDQGQLANVYLDTFLITQDNFYASVARDILDYLRRDMVGKEGEIYSAEDADSAEYEGASRKKEGAFYIWTSKEVEDILGDSASLFKSHYYIKSSGNCDLSRMSDPHNEFKGQNVLIEKKEVPSMAVKSGLSVDEYSHVLGSCRQRLFDVRSKRPRPHLDDKVIVSWNGLAISAFARASKILKAEAKESKLYFPVVGCDPSDYLDVAEKAASFIKSKLYDTHTHRLQHSFRNGPSTAPGFLDDHAFLISGLLDLYEYGGKTEWLSWAIELQAAQDELFLDKEGGGYFNTPGEDPSVLLRVKEDYDGAEPSGNSVSAINLIRLSSLVSSERSDNYKRTAEHLLAVFEKRLKEQIIAVPLMCCAADMLSEPCRKQVVLAGDKSSSEFDAMVAAVHAFYDPNRMVILIDPSDKDEMEFWDNNNANLGLIAKNSSKDKKATAHVCQDFICSAPVTDLDALRLLLSKKTGSTSSS comes from the exons ATGGCACTCGTTCGTAGCACCGCTCCACCGCTCTTCTCCACCTCCgccgccttcttcttcttcctctcctccaATCCAGCTCGAAGAATCCGACTCTCTAGggtttctcttctcttctccttcccTCGACGCCCCATCCACGCCCATAGAATCCTCGCCATGGCTGAAACCAGCTCCCCGACGCATCGCCACACCAACCGTCTCGCCTCCGAGCACAGCCCCTATCTCCTCCAGCACGCTCACAACCCG GTTGATTGGTATCCATGGGGAGAAGAGGCTTTTGAAAAGGCTCGCCGAGGAAATAttcccatttttttatcaa TTGGATACAGCACATGCCACTG GTGTCATGTTATGGAGGTTGAATCATTTGAGAATGAAGAGGTTGCGAGAATGTTAAATGACTGGTTTGTTAGTATCAAG GTTGATCGTGAGGAGCGACCTGATGTTGACAAG GTATATATGACATATGTCCAAGCACTGTATGGTGGTGGTGGCTGGCCTCTGAGTGTTTTCCTTTCTCCTAGTCTTAAGCCCTTAATGGGGGGAACATACTTCCCCCCTGATGATAAGTATGGGCGGCCAGGTTTCAAAACAGTCCTCAG aAAAGTGAAGGAAGCTTGGGAAAATAAAAGTGAGATGCTTGAGAAGGGGGCAACACTTGCTATTGAGCAACTTTCAGAAGCATTATCTACAACTGCCAACTCTCGTAAATTATCGGATGATCTATCTGAAAATTCAACCGAACGTTGTGCTGAACAG cTAGCAAGTGGCTATGATCCCAAGTTTGGTGGTTTTGGTTCTGCTCCAAAGTTCCCTAGGCCCGTTGAAGCAAACCTCATGCTCTATGAATCAAAGAAACTGATGGAAAATGGGAAGGTAGCTGAAGCTAATACATACCTAAAGATGGTTTGTCATAGCTTGCAATGCATGGCTAGGGGTGGGGTCCATGATCATATTGGAGGTGGCTTTCATAGATATAGTGTAGATGAGTGTTGGCATG TTCCTCATTTTGAAAAGATGTTGTATGATCAGGGACAACTTGCCAATGTTTACTTGGATACTTTTTTAATCACACAAGACAATTTTTATGCTTCTGTGGCTCGGGATATTCTTGATTATCTGAGAAGAGATATGGTCGGGAAGGAAGGTGAAATTTATTCTGCTGAAGATGCTGATAGTGCAGAGTATGAGGGTGcttcaagaaagaaagaaggtgCATTCTACATTTGGACTAGCAAAGAG GTTGAGGATATTCTTGGAGACTCTGCCAGTTTATTTAAGAGCCATTATTATATTAAGTCGTCCGGAAATTGTGACCTTTCGAGAATGAGCGACCCTCATAATGAATTTAAAGGACAAAATGTGCTTATAGAAAAGAAAGAGGTTCCTTCAATGGCAGTGAAGTCTGGATTGTCAGTTGATGAATATTCTCATGTTCTAGGATCATGTCGACAAAGATTATTTGATGTGCGGTCAAAGCGACCTAGACCGCATTTGGATGATAAG GTAATAGTTTCATGGAATGGACTAGCAATTTCTGCTTTTGCAAGAGCGTCAAAAATTCTCAAGGCAGAAGCAAAAGAATCAAAGTTATATTTCCCTGTTGTGGGGTGTGAT CCTAGCGATTACCTGGATGTTGCAGAGAAGGCAGCATCTTTCATCAAGAGTAAACTTTATGATACCCACACCCATAGGTTGCAGCATAGTTTCCGAAATGGGCCATCAACTGCACCTGGTTTTTTGGATGATCATGCGTTTTTAATATCTGGTCTCTTAGATCTTTATGAATATGGTGGCAAGACAGAATGGCTTTCCTGGGCCATTGAACTGCAAGCTGCCCAG GATGAATTGTTTCTTGACAAAGAAGGGGGAGGCTACTTCAACACCCCTGGGGAAGACCCTTCTGTTCTACTCCGGGTGAAAGAGGATTATGATGGCGCGGAGCCATCAGGAAACTCAGTTTCGGCAATTAACCTTATTAGATTGTCGTCTTTGGTTTCTAGTGAAAGATCAGACAACTATAAACGTACTGCAGAGCATCTTTTG GCTGTATTTGAGAAAAGGCTGAAGGAACAGATCATTGCGGTTCCACTGATGTGTTGCGCGGCAGATATGCTCTCTGAACCATGCAGGAAGCAGGTGGTTTTGGCCGGGGACAAATCTTCTTCAGAGTTCGATGCCATGGTTGCTGCTGTCCATGCATTTTATGATCCTAACAGAATG GTCATTTTGATAGACCCCAGCGACAAAGATGAGATGGAATTCTGGGATAATAACAATGCGAATCTCGGCTTAATAGCAAAGAACAGCTCAAAAGATAAGAAAGCCACAGCTCACGTGTGCCAAGACTTCATTTGCAGCGCGCCGGTGACCGATCTTGATGCTCTCCGTTTGTTACTTAGCAAGAAAACCGGCTCTACGTCATCCTCTTGA
- the LOC120265003 gene encoding ethylene-responsive transcription factor ERF113-like, which yields MSNNPTHYHHLSLPLSSTPAATQRRGRRRSTTSTDTSRFLGVRRRPWGRYAAEIRDPNTKERHWLGTFDTAHEAALAYDRAAISLKGFQAKTNFIYFSSSSCSPSPCPPPPPPPPPQVSQPDHIVAPLPCDDDHGSIGLDLPAEFDFYSHAKSGYLSSIIPEGYLLSSSSSSTDHKKYTPTQEQQQLQQQQQQQQQVNSNEDNIVSLDEAMVGGNYDINGGMWDDVVEEPLWELSTTAWDAMQQEQTATASTSYNSCMDGFLDLDYYSLF from the coding sequence ATGTCTAATAACCCTACACACTACCATCACCTTTctcttcccttgtcttcaaccccTGCAGCTACTCAAAGAAGAGGCAGGAGAAGAAGCACTACATCTACTGACACTTCAAGGTTCCTTGGTGTCCGTAGAAGACCTTGGGGAAGGTATGCTGCTGAGATTAGAGACCCTAATACTAAGGAAAGACACTGGCTTGGTACCTTTGATACTGCTCATGAAGCTGCTCTTGCTTATGATAGAGCTGCCATTTCCTTAAAGGGTTTCCAAGCTAAGACCAACTTCATTtacttctcttcttcctcttgctctccttctccttgtcctccacctccaccaccaccaccacctcaagTTTCTCAACCTGATCATATTGTTGCACCTCTGCCTTGTGATGATGATCATGGAAGTATTGGGTTGGACTTGCCAGCTGAGTTTGATTTCTATAGTCATGCAAAGTCTGGGTATTTAAGCAGTATCATTCCAGAGGGTTATTTgttatcttcatcatcatcatcaactgaTCACAAGAAGTACACACCaacacaagaacaacaacaactacaacaacaacaacaacaacaacaacaagtgaATAGTAATGAAGACAATATTGTAAGTTTGGATGAAGCAATGGTTGGTGGGAATTATGATATTAATGGTGGCATGTGGGATGATGTTGTGGAAGAGCCTTTGTGGGAGTTGAGTACTACTGCATGGGATGCCATGCAACAAGAACAAACAGCAACAGCATCAACATCTTATAATTCATGCATGGATGGTTTTTTGGATTTGGATTACTACTCTTTGTTTTGA
- the LOC120264959 gene encoding LOW QUALITY PROTEIN: cysteine-tryptophan domain-containing zinc finger protein 7 (The sequence of the model RefSeq protein was modified relative to this genomic sequence to represent the inferred CDS: deleted 2 bases in 1 codon; substituted 1 base at 1 genomic stop codon) encodes MLTVERREDGRKGIGLGFGGRMEENELEEGEACYGHEEEGSSPEKDLTNLSYIDEKLHDVLGHFQKDFEGGVSAENLGAMFGGYGSFLPTYQRSPSVWPHPTRSPANASSRNGSKSPCSTALMGMRQNPAVLSVATINKTCPVEASTTPSLDKSCKKDSRMNATISADSIPQQDSIGTIINGSDQKTLKVRIKVGSESASARNKAAIYSGLGLDISPSSSPEDSPYLSEDHSADCRDAPEESPMTIIQNMTCFAVPGGFVLSPLHDSLLHLKEKENSPLKNVWTNMSDMPPSTKDGKNHLQKKMKSLEKSERVIDVRSSSCKGDVSSSLKRETDTEALNGQDVRPDVSNFTSCLVSREFEGKESRQGFGESLKGSKIHDLSLDPNKLSGKGRLSSSDTVKDSQLDFIESFGNTVVGISANEPTFSKGNLGSKTNLPEQVQGERGMSNLKDASVGIQKEGRGKLEKFYDTARSDPDENMERKDLGVQYAEPANQNSAHKVNLYEQDEEMMFQARKQASEGKGKWKKSQINGAPSSQSMKKNAKTSSSMKIKEKKNRQPSKGECANDKLKELKFRDECSVNQYKQSHVELGDIKAELAEDRTKLLHAKDKMMGIKHENEYPLASDEKAKGDQLLGXYNPPISEAVVTASVVAPVALNNPALDAVVAPAPNAPVVIEENWVGCDKCQKWRLLPYGTNPGLLPKKWQCNMLNWLGPGMNKCSISEEETTKALHALYQLPVSQCNTNANGVNAVASNTVLAEGQFLNHTFGNNTTNLPAIGKKKHKLKDPSNLVNGPALLQGSASVKKNQQASVKSRNLNDVNVNRYQLESNMLSKTDLEHANNPTDFAVDKQKHKDEVKSQILGCHSNGGDFVGNAGRPSKLKSKREVDQDGFTTSKKFKKEELNYASEGWHSDYEGAVNLLSAKDNALPTDVSKHNMQNYNGFSSSKAECILLASSKRVKVQTQALSNGEVKDLVNGPNLERSKPGFISKKRKNKVSQETKGYPQSIHGDQQFMDSRVDTREAFSENELKREKKLKVLKPEAKDSSIRKADGRLETKGRPTKILFSGSREHLTYGMENDGFAVKEEHREQFQVNAMPRQASEGMESFKKDSGYAQSSAAATSSSSKVSSSRKSRGNFQEARGSPVESVSSSPFRNSNSDKVLPSRRKFEQKDDALNAGLSAIGSPKNYSDGEFDAGSVRPERMKNNASSFQGRSLEGHRAVESRGLDSMRGKYDYKHNEASKLYEGKDKDGLHLKLFGDTHDDFSPTDFECRNLVNATAKHDKYEPLDKDHFRDSEKMNNYHLANGSMQRKSCKGSSHSREKHSTKSGLDRSKIKVPGSVSKQVELLSAKNDPDSQDMVHSASHDNYCKDFKHGNGNCAYPEKDVEDVVKKESLVKLSFVGGRESHSDRGKQGNLEAHGSGLFDKQHRDGNSRDAVSGTGDGKSMFQDITQRDPHADDKKLIGRSEMAPGRGKSQPVVSYGDKQETQCRGNQSIPTVKGGKLESCPIDAANGDPKVIKSRKPDEENGTHQVSLRQATPSRLDHRSPVRRDGQSAANVLKEARDLKHTANRLKSEGLELESTGLYFQAAMKFLYYASLLEPHVESARHGEGTQSVQMYSETARLCEFCAHEYERCKKMAAAALAYKCVEVAYMKVSYFKHSCASKDRLELQSTLQTVVPGESPSSSASDVDNLNNQVTLDKSTSARGVSSPQVAGNHVVVARSRPNFVRLLNYANETVCAFDASRKMQLAFAAAGSGLDKDCIGRLSSVKKVIDFNFHDVERLLQLIRFSMESISC; translated from the exons ATGCTGACGGTGGAGAGGAGGGAGGATGGGAGGAAGGggatagggttagggtttggagggaGGATGGAGGAGAACGAGCTTGAGGAAGGTGAGGCGTGCTATGGGCATGAGGAAGAAGGCTCTAGTCCTGAGAAGGATCTCACCAATCTCTCTTATATT GATGAAAAGCTCCATGATGTGTTGGGGCATTTCCAGAAAGATTTTGAAGGCGGTGTATCTGCAGAAAACTTGG GAGCAATGTTCGGTGGATATGGTTCGTTCCTTCCTACCTACCAACGTTCGCCTTCTGTTTGGCCCCATCCTACAAGGAGCCCGGCGAATGCTTCGAGCCGCAATGGCTCCAAGTCTCCTTGTAGCACAGCATTAATG GGCATGCGCCAGAACCCTGCAGTTTTGTCTGTTGCAACTATTAATAAAACCTGCCCAGTGGAGGCGTCAACAACACCGTCATTGGACAAATCATGCAAGAAGGACTCACGAATGAATGCAACCATTTCCGCAGATTCTATTCCTCAGCAGGATTCCATTGGTACAATTATTAATGGGAGTGATCAGAAGACACTGAAGGTCCGCATTAAAGTGGGTTCTGAAAGTGCATCAGCTAGGAATAAAGCTGCCATTTATAGTGGTCTTGGCCTTGATATTTCACCGTCCTCATCACCAGAGGACAGCCCTTATCTGAGTGAAGATCATTCTGCTGATTGTCGAGATGCTCCGGAGGAATCTCCTATGACCATTATTCAG AACATGACATGCTTTGCGGTGCCTGGAGGCTTTGTTCTTTCACCTCTTCATGATAGTCTGTTGCatctgaaagaaaaagaaaactctCCTCTTAAGAATGTCTGGACAAACATGTCTGATATGCCCCCCTcaacaaaagatggaaaaaaccatctgcaaaagaaaatgaagtcTTTAGAGAAAAGTGAAAGGGTAATTGATGTGAGAAGTTCAAGTTGCAAAGGCGATGTAAGCTCAAGTTTGAAGAGGGAAACTGACACTGAGGCTTTGAATGGACAAGATGTTCGTCCGGatgtttcaaattttacaagttGCTTGGTTTCCAGAGaatttgaaggaaaagaaaGTAGGCAAGGTTTTGGCGAGTCTTTAAAAGGTTCTAAGATTCATGACCTTTCCTTGGATCCCAATAAGCTTTCAGGGAAGGGTAGACTATCCTCATCTGATACGGTGAAGGATAGCCAACTGGACTTCATTGAAAGCTTCGGAAATACTGTTGTTGGTATTTCAGCAAATGAACCCACCTTCTCCAAAGGGAATCTGGGCTCTAAAACAAACCTACCAGAGCAAGTTCAGGGAGAAAGAGGCATGAGCAACCTTAAGGATGCATCAGTTGGTATTCAGAAAGAAGGCAGAGGTAaacttgaaaaattttatgacaCTGCTAGAAGTGATCCTGATGAAAATATGGAGAGAAAGGATCTTGGTGTTCAATATGCAGAACCTGCTAATCAGAACTCAGCTCATAAAGTTAATTTATATGAACAAGATGAGGAAATGATGTTTCAGGCCAGGAAACAAGCATCTGAGGGTAAAGGAAAATGGAAGAAAAGTCAAATTAATGGTGCACCATCATCGCAGTCCATGAAGAAAAACGCTAAAACTTCCTCAtctatgaaaataaaagaaaagaagaacagGCAGCCCTCTAAAGGAGAGTGTGCTAATGATAAACTGAAAGAATTGAAATTTCGAGATGAATGCAGCGTGAACCAATATAAACAGTCTCATGTGGAGTTAGGAGATATAAAAGCTGAACTAGCAGAGGACAGAACTAAGCTGTTGCACGCGAAGGATAAGATGATGGgaataaaacatgaaaatgaGTATCCCTTAGCATCTGATGAAAAGGCAAAGGGAGACCAATTGTTAGGATGAT ATAATCCTCCCATCTCTGAGGCAGTTGTTACTGCATCAGTAGTTGCTCCTGTGGCATTAAACAACCCAGCATTGGATGCAGTTGTTGCTCCTGCTCCCAATGCTCCTGTTGTTATAGAGGAAAACTGGGTTGGTTGTGACAAATGTCAGAAATGGCGCCTTTTACCATATGGGACAAATCCTGGTCTTTTGCCCAAGAAATGGCAATGCAATATGCTAAATTGGCT GGGCCCTGGAATGAACAAGTGTAGCATTAGTGAAGAAGAAACGACTAAAGCTTTACACGCACTGTACCAGTTACCTGTTTCTCAATGCAACACTAATGCAAATGGTGTTAATGCTGTTGCATCAAACACGGTTCTGGCTGAAGGGCAATTTCTCAATCACACTTTTGGCAATAATACAACTAATCTACCTGCTATTGGGAAGAAAAAGCATAAATTGAAGGACCCATCAAATTTAGTTAATGGTCCAGCTTTGTTGCAGGGTTCGGCTTCTGTAAAAAAGAACCAACAGGCTTCTGTGAAGAGCAGAAACTTAAATGATGTGAATGTGAACCGGTATCAGTTAGAATCTAACATGTTGAGCAAAACTGATCTTGAGCATGCAAATAATCCAACAGATTTTGCTGTGGATAAGCAGAAGCACAAAGATGAAGTGAAGTCTCAGATACTGGGATGCCACTCTAACGGAG gtGACTTTGTTGGAAATGCTGGGAGACCATCCAAATTAAAGAGCAAGAGAGAGGTGGATCAGGATGGTTTTACAACATCTAAGAAGTTCAAGAAAGAAGAATTAAATTATGCTAGTGAAGGATGGCATTCTGATTATGAAGGAGCTGTGAATTTACTTTCTGCTAAGGACAATGCTTTACCAACTGATGTAAGCAAACACAATATGCAAAATTATAATGGTTTTTCATCTTCTAAGGCAGAATGCATTTTGCTAGCATCTAGTAAGAGGGTAAAAGTTCAAACCCAAGCTTTATCAAATGGGGAGGTGAAGGACCTTGTTAATGGGCCAAACTTGGAGAGATCTAAACCTGGTTTTATTagcaagaaaaggaaaaataaggtGTCACAGGAAACTAAGGGTTACCCGCAAAGTATACATGGTGATCAACAATTTATGGACAGCAGGGTTGATACTAGAGAAGCTTTTAGTGAAAATGAATTGAAGAGGGAAAAGAAGCTGAAGGTTTTGAAGCCAGAGGCAAAGGACTCAAGTATTCGGAAGGCAGATGGTAGGTTAGAGACTAAAGGTAGGCCAACCAAAATCCTATTCAGCGGCAGTAGGGAACATCTGACATATGGAATGGAGAATGATGGTTTTGCTGTGAAGGAGGAGCACAGAGAGCAATTCCAGGTAAATGCTATGCCTAGACAGGCTTCAGAAGGTATGGAATCTTTTAAGAAAGATTCGGGTTATGCACAGTCCTCAGCAGCAGCTACTTCAAGTTCTTCAAAGGTATCTAGTTCTCGGAAAAGCAGAGGAAACTTTCAGGAAGCAAGAGGCTCGCCAGTGGAGTCTGTTTCTTCATCACCTTTCCGAAATTCTAATTCGGATAAGGTTTTGCCTTCTAGGAGGAAGTTTGAGCAGAAGGATGATGCCCTTAATGCAGGTTTGTCTGCTATTGGAAGCCCAAAAAATTATTCAGATGGTGAATTTGATGCAGGAAGTGTGCGGCCAGAGagaatgaagaataatgcatctTCCTTCCAGGGAAGATCTCTCGAAGGTCACAGAGCTGTTGAGTCTCGAGGTTTAGATTCTATGAGAGGAAAATATGATTACAAACACAATGAAGCAAGTAAACTATATGAGGGCAAAGACAAGGATGGTTTGCACTTAAAACTTTTCGGGGACACTCATGATGATTTCTCACCTACTGATTTTGAATGTAGGAATTTGGTCAATGCCACTGCTAAGCATGACAAATATGAACCATTGGACAAAGACCATTTCCGTGATTcggaaaaaatgaataattaccACCTTGCAAATGGGTCCATGCAGAGGAAGTCATGCAAGGGTTCTTCACATTCCAGGGAGAAACATAGTACTAAGTCTGGCCTGGATAGAAGTAAGATTAAGGTGCCAGGTTCAGTAAGTAAGCAGGTGGAGTTGCTTTCAGCTAAGAATGACCCTGATAGTCAAGACATGGTTCACAGTGCTTCTCATGATAATTACTGCAAAGATTTTAAACATGGAAATGGAAACTGTGCATATCCGGAGAAGGATGTGGAGGATGTGGTGAAGAAAGAATCACTTGTAAAATTGTCTTTTGTAGGTGGCAGAGAAAGTCATTCTGATCGTGGAAAACAAGGAAATTTGGAGGCACATGGTTCTGGCTTGTTTGATAAGCAGCACAGGGATGGCAACTCAAGAGATGCTGTTTCAGGGACTGGTGATGGCAAATCCATGTTCCAGGATATTACCCAGCGGGATCCTCATGCAGATGACAAAAAGCTGATTGGTCGATCTGAAATGGCTCCAGGGAGAGGGAAGTCACAGCCAGTGGTTTCTTATGGAGATAAACAAGAAACACAGTGTCGAGGCAATCAGTCGATACCCACAGTTAAGGGAGGTAAATTAGAATCATGCCCTATTGATGCAGCAAATGGTGATCCGAAAGTGATCAAATCAAGAAAACCTGATGAGGAGAATGGCACTCACCAAGTCAGTTTGAGACAAGCCACACCCAGTCGACTTGATCACCGAAGTCCGGTTAGAAGGGATGGTCAATCTGCTGCAAATGTATTAAAAGAAGCAAGAGATTTAAAGCATACAGCTAACAGGCtaaag AGTGAAGGGCTTGAACTTGAAAGTACTGGCTTGTATTTTCAGGCAGCTAtgaaatttctttattatgcttctttattGGAGCCTCATGTTGAAAGTGCCCGACATGGGGAAGGTACCCAATCAGTGCAGATGTATTCTGAAACTGCACGACTTTGCGA ATTTTGTGCCCATGAATATGAGAGATGTAAGAAAATGGCTGCTGCTGCTCTAGCGTACAAGTGTGTTGAAGTGGCATACATGAAAGTCTCATATTTTAAACATTCTTGTGCAAGTAAAGATCGACTTGAATTACAATCAACTCTGCAGACGGTTGTACCAG gTGAATCACCGTCTTCTTCTGCTTCCGATGTAGATAACTTAAACAACCAGGTTACACTGGACAAAAGTACCTCAGCCAGGGGTGTTAGTTCTCCACAGGTTGCTGGCAACCATGTAGTAGTTGCTCGCAGCCGTCCCAATTTTGTCCGACTCCTGAACTAT GCAAATGAAACAGTTTGCGCTTTCGATGCATCAAGGAAAATGCAGCTTGCTTTTGCAGCAGCTGGTTCTGGCTTGGACAAGGACTGCATTGGTCGCTTGTCTTCAGTAAAGAAAGTTATTGACTTCAACTTCCATGATGTTGAAAGATTACTTCAACTTATACGGTTTTCAATGGAGTCAATCAGTTGTTAA